CACGCAAGCGGGACAGAATCAGAATCACGCGATCATAGCCGTCATCCAGCGCCTTCTGTACCGGGATCGGATCGGCGATGCCGCCATCGAAATACGGCACGCCATCCACCACATACGGCTCGCAGGCCACCGGCACGGCGGACGAAGCCTTGATGATGTCGAAATCATCAAAACGCACGCGCGATTTGTCGAAATACTTGGTCGAGCCGTCCTCGGCATTGCAGGCCACCACGGTGAATCCGGTCGGATTGGCCTCAAAGGCCTCGAAATCCAACGGATTCTCACCGTCATGGTTGCTCAGCGTGCCATAGATGTAGTCGAGGTTGGCGAAGTTGTGGTTCTTGAAATAGCTCTCCGCGCTCGCGTACTCCTTGCGGAAGGCGTATTTGGTGTAGAAGGTGTGGTTGCGGCCGTGCTGGCGGGCGATGAACGAGGTCATATTGGCCGCGCCGGCGGAAACGCCGTAGCACATGTCCACGTCGATGCCGTCTT
The window above is part of the Bifidobacterium longum subsp. infantis ATCC 15697 = JCM 1222 = DSM 20088 genome. Proteins encoded here:
- a CDS encoding patatin family protein, yielding MAKTAMIDVGGGFRAIFGCGVMDRMMEDGIDVDMCYGVSAGAANMTSFIARQHGRNHTFYTKYAFRKEYASAESYFKNHNFANLDYIYGTLSNHDGENPLDFEAFEANPTGFTVVACNAEDGSTKYFDKSRVRFDDFDIIKASSAVPVACEPYVVDGVPYFDGGIADPIPVQKALDDGYDRVILILSRLRDEVRKQQKDLAPARILERSHPAAAEKLRMRYKTYNDELELAKHYEAEGKVLILAPEDLYGLNTLKKNFEGLEMMYRKGYAAAEAIPAFLGK